The genomic window CTGTCGCCTTGACGACGTCCGGCTCCCCGTCTGGGCCTTCGTTCAAGGCGCGGCGCGGTCGCGCCGATCGGGCGAGGGCTCCGGAGGCCGCATGAGTCCGTTCGTCGTCGCGATCTACTTCCTCGTGATCACGCTCGCCCTGTTCCTCGCCTACCGGATGACAAGCCTCGCGCTCCGCACCCGGCAGCTTCCCGAGGCCTGCATCGCCGGCTTCGCGTTCGGGACGGCCGTGGGCACCTTCCTGCTCACGATCGGGCGCGGGATCGGTGCGCTTCCCGAAGGCTGGGACGTCCCCGTCCACGCGGCGGGCGCCCTCCTGATCTCGATCGCCGCGGCCCTGCTCGGGCTCTTCACGTGGCGGGTCTTCCGGCCCGACGCGCCGTGGGCGCGCCGCGGATTCGTTGCGCTCGGCGCCCTGGTTCTCGCGAGCCTCGTCGCGAGCCTGGCGACGCCCGAGGACTTCCGCTCGCACGTGCGCACCCCCCGGAGCGCGGCGAGCCTCGTCTGGCTGCTCGCGCGGGGCGTCTTCTTCGTCTGGGCCTGCCGCGAGGCGCTGCACTACTGGAACGCGATGCGCCGCCGTCTCGCCCTCGGGCTTGCCGACCCCGTCGTCGTGAACCGCTTCCTCCTCTTCGGCGTCTGGACGGCCGGCATGGTCGGCCTCTGGCTCAACGCGGTCGCGGCCCGGCTGCTCTTCCACCTGACGGGCGGCAACGCCTCCGAACCGACCCTCTACCTCACCGGATCGGTGTGCGGCCTGGTCCAGATCGTGTCGATCTGGCTCGCCTTCTTCCCGCCGCGGGCCTACCTGCGGCGCGTCGCCCGGTCCGCAGCTCCCTCCCCGAGCGGCCAGGGAGATCCGACCGGTTCCCGAGGACGATCGTAAGGCCCCGATCGAGCCGCCGGTCCGGACGCGGCGGAGCCCGGCGTCGGGGCCCGCTCTCGGCGGGACCGCCCCCGCCGAGGCGCAACACCCGCTCGCTCGCACCGGGCTCCAGGACGGGGCCGGTGCCCTACCCTCGGCCCGTCGTGCGGGGAGCCGATGAGCCGACCGGACCAGGACGCCGTGCGTTCCGCGCCGCCTTCCCGGCGGCTGGTTGCCGGTCTCGCGGTGGCCGTCGCGAGCACTGCCTTCCTCTTCGATCTGGCGATGCCGATCGGTGTCGGGGCGGGGGTCTTCTACACGCTGCTCATCCTGCTGACGCTGCGCGTCCCGGGTGATCGCCCGACCTGGCTCGCCGCGGCTGGCGTGACGCTGCTGACCCTGATCGGCCTGCTCCTCGACCTCGGGGACGAAGGCCAGATGCGCTGGAAGGGTTACGTGAACCGAGGGGCCGCGATCGTCACCTTCTGGGCGATGGCGTGGCTCGCGGTCGCTTACAAGCGCGGCCGCGAGCGGCGCGGGTTGGAGCAGACCGTGTCCCTGCGTGCCGAGCAGCTCGCGAGCCTGGGCGAGATGGCCGCCGGGATCGCCCACGAGCTGGGCACACCGCTGGGCGCGCTCCAGGGCCGCCTGGAGCTGCTCGACCAGACCCTCGCAGCCGGACGCGGCGATCCGGAGCAGGTGCGCGAGACGGTCCGCATCCTGACCGCCCTCGGCGATCGCATGACGCGCACGCTGCGCGCCGTGCGCAACCTCGCGCGCGATGCGTCCGCCGACCCCTTCCTCGAGGTGCCGGTCGAGCGCATCGTGCGCGAGGCGCTCGCCGTCCTGGAGGAGCGGCTCGAGAAGGCGGGGATCGAGGTCCGCGTCGAGCCCTTCGACCCGGAGCTGCATCTGAGGTGCCGCGAGACCCAGATCGAGCAGGTGCTGCTCAACCTGATCGCCAATGCGGCGGACGCCGTACACGACCAGCGCGAGCGCTGGATCCGGATCGAGGTCGCGTCCGGCCACGATCGAGTGACGCTCGCCGTGGTCGACAGCGGGCCGGGCATCCCGGAGAAGATCCGCGCCGACATCCTGCTGCCCTTCTTCACGACCAAGCCGGCAGGCCAGGGGACCGGGCTCGGGCTGAGCGTCTCGCGGGCCTTCGTCGAAGCCCACGCCGGTACCCTCGCGCTCGACCCCGGCTCGCCCCACACCCGATTCGTCGTCTCGCTGCCGATGCAACGCTGAAGCGCGTCGTCACGGGATGGGCCGGCGCTGGCTCACTCGTCCCCGGCGGCGAGCAGCCGCTCGATCTCCTCCCGCAGCACGGCCAGCCGGAACGGCTTCTCGACGAAGCCGCTGCGGCCGAGCGCCAGCGCCTCCCCGGCGAGCGGCCGCTCGCTGAAGGCGGTCATCAGGATGATCGGGAGGCGCGGATGGGCGCGGCGCAGGGTGCGGGCCAGGTCCAGGCCGCTCATGCGAGCCATGCGCAGGTCCGTCAGGACGAGGCTCGGAGCCTCAGCATCCGCCCCGTCCATGTGGCCAAGCGCCTCTTCGGCCGACGCGAACTCGAGCACGGCGTGGCCGAGCGAGCGCAGGAAGTCGCTCAGGAGCGAGCGATAGTCCGCGTCGTCCTCGACGAGCAGCAGGCAGCGCGACATGGCCCTGGCTCGAGCAAGGACGATGCCAGCCGGCGGAGGGCCTCAGGGCGGTGTGGCCGAAGGCTCCCCGGGAGCTGCCACACGACACGCTTTGCGGCCACCTACTCCTCGTCAAGGAGGAATCCCGCGTGACCCGGATCGCCCGACGCTCTCGGGCGGTGAGGCCCGACCTCGCCGCCCGGCTCCCGCTGCCGCTGTGGGCCGCCGCCCTCTGCCTGCTCGCCGCCGGACCGGCGCGCGCCCTCACCCTCGACTTCGACGCGTTGCCGGACCTCTCCGACGCCGCCGCCGCGAGCCTCCCGGGCGTGGCGCTGTCGCCGGCGCAGGTGCTGAGCGAGGGAAGCGTCGCGCTGCTGCTCGGCTACGAGCCGGCCGGCACCTGGGCCAGCTCGCCCGACCAGGGCATCCTCAACTCGCTCGGCCCGGTGATCACCTTCTCGTTCACGGCGCCGGTGGCGTCCTTCGCGATCGACGTGCTGGGGCTCCCGAGCGACGGGGTGACGCTGCCGATCGCCCTGCTCGCCTACGCGGGCGACGCGCTCGTCGCCAGCGCGGTCTCGGATCCGCTCGTGATCGGCGACAGCGGACTCCACGAGCAGCGCCTCGCACTGGCGGGCGGCGCCTTCACGTCGATCCGCCTCGGCGCGCTCGTCGGGTGCGGCGCCGGAGCGTGCCTGGCCGACCTCTCGAGCACCGTGTTCGCCGACTCCGCCACCTTCGCGCCCGTCCCGGAGCCCGGCACGCTGGCGCTCGTCGGGCTCGGCCTCGCCGCGCTCGCCGGGGGGACCCGTCGATGACGCTCCGGCTCGCCTTCGCCGCCGCTCCCCTGGCCCTGCTCGCCTGCGGGCCGCGCCTTGCGATCCTCTCGCCGGCGGACCTCTCGCAGGCCGACGCCAGCGGCGCCGTCCCGATCGTGATCGACCTCGCGCAGCCGCTCGGCGCGGGTGCAAGCGCCACCGCCAGCCTGCTGCGCGGCATCGATGGTCCCGCTGCGAGCATCCTGCCGGTGCCGCTCGCCGTCGACGGCGCCGAGGCCACGGCCGCGC from Deltaproteobacteria bacterium includes these protein-coding regions:
- a CDS encoding ATP-binding protein, with translation MSRPDQDAVRSAPPSRRLVAGLAVAVASTAFLFDLAMPIGVGAGVFYTLLILLTLRVPGDRPTWLAAAGVTLLTLIGLLLDLGDEGQMRWKGYVNRGAAIVTFWAMAWLAVAYKRGRERRGLEQTVSLRAEQLASLGEMAAGIAHELGTPLGALQGRLELLDQTLAAGRGDPEQVRETVRILTALGDRMTRTLRAVRNLARDASADPFLEVPVERIVREALAVLEERLEKAGIEVRVEPFDPELHLRCRETQIEQVLLNLIANAADAVHDQRERWIRIEVASGHDRVTLAVVDSGPGIPEKIRADILLPFFTTKPAGQGTGLGLSVSRAFVEAHAGTLALDPGSPHTRFVVSLPMQR
- a CDS encoding response regulator codes for the protein MSRCLLLVEDDADYRSLLSDFLRSLGHAVLEFASAEEALGHMDGADAEAPSLVLTDLRMARMSGLDLARTLRRAHPRLPIILMTAFSERPLAGEALALGRSGFVEKPFRLAVLREEIERLLAAGDE
- a CDS encoding PEP-CTERM sorting domain-containing protein, giving the protein MRPDLAARLPLPLWAAALCLLAAGPARALTLDFDALPDLSDAAAASLPGVALSPAQVLSEGSVALLLGYEPAGTWASSPDQGILNSLGPVITFSFTAPVASFAIDVLGLPSDGVTLPIALLAYAGDALVASAVSDPLVIGDSGLHEQRLALAGGAFTSIRLGALVGCGAGACLADLSSTVFADSATFAPVPEPGTLALVGLGLAALAGGTRR